From Pelosinus fermentans DSM 17108, the proteins below share one genomic window:
- a CDS encoding PAS domain-containing protein → MYLRILYIDRIGVVHDITAILAKRRINIVSMEVEKNKIYLECQSVSEQQCKECIAELSCITGIQRINEISAMPSKERAEQLDAILTSVHDGILSVNPDGLIAQYNPAAARILNLPVKKAVGKP, encoded by the coding sequence ATGTATTTGCGAATACTATACATCGATCGTATCGGAGTTGTTCATGATATTACCGCTATCCTAGCAAAACGCAGAATTAATATCGTATCGATGGAAGTTGAGAAAAATAAAATTTATTTGGAATGCCAAAGCGTATCTGAGCAGCAATGCAAGGAGTGCATTGCAGAATTATCTTGTATTACTGGCATTCAAAGAATTAACGAGATATCTGCCATGCCCTCCAAAGAACGAGCTGAGCAGCTTGATGCAATATTAACATCTGTGCATGATGGTATTTTATCTGTTAATCCTGATGGCCTTATTGCACAATACAATCCGGCAGCAGCGCGGATTTTGAATTTACCTGTGAAGAAAGCCGTAGGTAAACC
- a CDS encoding exo-beta-N-acetylmuramidase NamZ family protein, translating into MNRNTARVMLLFMVLIIGMANLISIGETKKQATPKKNPQIKQSVTVRLGIDRIDAYSQIFAGKRVGLITNSTGMNSSFQSSVDVLHEKTNLVALFSPEHGIRGAAKAGDSVNTSVDEKTGLPVYSLYGATKKPTPEMLADIDVLAFDIQDVGARSYTYIYTMAYAMQACKELGKTMVILDRPNPIGGTMVEGNLIKPGFESFIGMYPIPTRHGMTVGELARLFNAEFGIGCDLVVIEMTGWQRTMNFEETHLPWVMTSPNIPTPDTALVYPGTGIFGGTNISEGVGTTRPFEFVGAPWLDAYDLAEKMTALQLPGVIFRPAFFTPTFGLYQNEPCAGVQLHVIDKKTFLPVKTAMSLLYTIQEMSGDKFSFTRNGKNESSIDLVTGDDSIRKGTYSLHELYSLWEKDTDQFKAMSKKYYLY; encoded by the coding sequence ATGAATCGTAATACCGCGAGGGTAATGCTGTTATTTATGGTACTTATTATAGGAATGGCAAATCTGATAAGCATTGGTGAAACAAAAAAGCAAGCAACGCCAAAAAAGAATCCGCAAATCAAGCAATCTGTGACAGTGCGATTAGGTATTGACAGGATTGATGCCTATTCACAGATCTTTGCAGGAAAACGAGTTGGTTTAATTACCAACTCTACAGGGATGAATAGCTCTTTTCAGAGTTCGGTGGATGTGCTGCATGAAAAAACGAATTTAGTCGCCTTATTTTCTCCAGAACATGGCATCCGCGGTGCTGCCAAAGCTGGAGACTCTGTGAATACCAGTGTTGATGAAAAGACAGGATTGCCCGTTTACAGTTTATATGGTGCAACGAAAAAACCTACCCCCGAAATGTTGGCTGATATTGATGTATTGGCTTTTGATATACAGGATGTAGGTGCTCGTTCCTATACCTATATTTATACGATGGCTTATGCGATGCAGGCTTGCAAGGAATTGGGAAAAACCATGGTGATCCTGGATAGACCCAATCCGATTGGCGGCACTATGGTTGAAGGGAATCTTATCAAGCCTGGATTTGAATCCTTTATTGGAATGTATCCGATCCCAACAAGGCATGGCATGACGGTAGGAGAGCTGGCTAGACTATTTAATGCGGAGTTTGGTATCGGCTGTGACTTGGTGGTTATTGAAATGACAGGCTGGCAAAGAACCATGAATTTTGAAGAAACCCATTTGCCCTGGGTGATGACATCACCTAATATCCCTACTCCCGATACAGCCCTTGTCTATCCTGGAACGGGTATTTTTGGTGGTACTAATATTTCAGAAGGTGTGGGAACAACAAGACCTTTTGAGTTCGTTGGCGCACCGTGGCTTGATGCATATGATCTGGCAGAAAAAATGACAGCATTACAGCTGCCTGGAGTGATTTTTCGTCCAGCTTTCTTTACTCCAACCTTTGGATTATATCAAAATGAGCCATGTGCAGGCGTTCAGCTGCATGTAATTGATAAAAAAACATTCCTGCCTGTAAAAACAGCTATGAGCTTGCTATATACGATACAAGAAATGAGCGGTGATAAATTTTCTTTTACGCGTAATGGAAAAAATGAAAGCTCCATTGATTTGGTTACAGGGGACGACAGTATTAGAAAAGGTACATATTCTTTACATGAGTTATATAGCTTATGGGAAAAAGACACGGATCAGTTTAAGGCGATGTCTAAGAAATACTATTTATATTAA
- a CDS encoding methyl-accepting chemotaxis protein, with protein MINILLVGGGRGGVGIIEMVSQVPDIEIVGVVDVKSDAVAIQLAQRLGIRTFADVRDGLKMPTVNVVLNITGNQKVNQLIEEHKSPNIKVVDDFITSMLYHLIKSQVLMSEELNEKVAVLSQSVSEAKSHINNTHEVIDFINKVSQQTNLLGLNAAIEAARAGEHGRGFAVVATEVRKLSEDSVEATKKINDILGNIEMSMQHIITGIEETAAVAEKHTKRELITGAST; from the coding sequence GTGATTAATATTTTGTTAGTTGGTGGCGGTAGAGGTGGCGTTGGGATTATAGAAATGGTGAGTCAAGTACCGGACATAGAAATTGTCGGGGTTGTGGATGTAAAATCAGATGCTGTAGCAATACAACTGGCACAAAGATTGGGAATTCGTACCTTTGCAGATGTTCGTGACGGTCTTAAAATGCCAACAGTTAATGTAGTGCTAAATATTACCGGCAATCAGAAAGTAAATCAATTAATTGAAGAACATAAATCGCCGAATATCAAAGTGGTAGATGATTTTATTACGAGTATGTTGTATCATTTAATTAAATCTCAGGTTTTAATGAGCGAAGAATTGAATGAGAAGGTTGCTGTATTATCACAATCCGTAAGTGAAGCTAAAAGTCATATTAATAATACTCACGAAGTGATTGATTTTATTAATAAGGTATCCCAGCAGACGAATTTACTTGGTTTAAATGCAGCGATTGAGGCAGCTCGGGCGGGTGAACATGGCAGAGGCTTTGCAGTCGTTGCCACTGAAGTCCGCAAGTTATCGGAAGATAGTGTAGAGGCAACCAAAAAAATTAATGATATCTTAGGAAATATTGAAATGTCAATGCAGCATATTATTACGGGTATTGAAGAAACAGCTGCAGTAGCAGAAAAACATACAAAAAGAGAATTAATTACAGGCGCAAGCACATAA
- a CDS encoding manganese catalase family protein: MWIYEKSLERPVKISRPDPAFAKLVITQYGGPDGELSASLRYLNQRYSMPTDKAKALLTDVGTEELAHMEMIAALVYKLIEGADPKDMEAAGWGGQYAQHNHGLFWTDANGVPWSAKYIACLGDPITDLAENMAAEQKARTTYEHLIDLTDDPCVKDTLRFLWQREVVHFQRFGECLNDVQEHMSKMNTWCGYEMRK; this comes from the coding sequence ATGTGGATATATGAAAAAAGTTTAGAACGTCCTGTAAAAATTAGTAGACCTGACCCGGCATTTGCCAAGCTGGTTATTACTCAGTATGGTGGACCGGACGGTGAGTTGTCAGCCTCACTACGGTATTTGAACCAACGCTACTCAATGCCGACGGATAAAGCAAAAGCTTTACTGACAGACGTAGGTACAGAGGAATTGGCTCATATGGAAATGATTGCTGCTCTAGTATATAAATTAATTGAGGGCGCCGATCCTAAAGATATGGAAGCAGCCGGATGGGGTGGCCAATATGCTCAGCACAATCATGGACTATTTTGGACGGATGCTAATGGCGTTCCTTGGTCAGCAAAATACATTGCTTGTCTTGGCGATCCTATTACCGATTTAGCTGAGAATATGGCAGCAGAGCAAAAAGCCCGTACCACTTATGAGCATCTTATTGATTTAACTGATGATCCTTGTGTAAAAGATACACTGCGATTCTTATGGCAAAGAGAAGTGGTGCATTTTCAGAGATTTGGTGAATGTCTCAATGATGTGCAGGAACATATGAGCAAGATGAACACGTGGTGTGGGTATGAGATGAGGAAATAG
- a CDS encoding spore coat protein CotJB, giving the protein MNCEKQMSMLRKIQEMQFVAVELNLYLDTHPCDVDAINDFNCAVQMLEKRKKAYQDEFGPLFNFGFGGYSKEPWQWAMGPWPWEM; this is encoded by the coding sequence GTGAATTGTGAAAAGCAAATGAGTATGCTAAGGAAAATTCAAGAAATGCAATTTGTTGCTGTTGAACTGAATTTATATTTAGATACTCATCCTTGTGATGTAGATGCGATTAATGATTTCAACTGTGCCGTTCAAATGCTGGAAAAACGTAAAAAAGCGTATCAAGATGAATTTGGACCTCTTTTTAATTTTGGATTTGGCGGATATTCTAAAGAACCATGGCAATGGGCTATGGGGCCATGGCCATGGGAAATGTAG
- a CDS encoding spore coat associated protein CotJA, producing MKRNVDNAQVEEKDEQLEEKDERVEENDEQEELERDSMNMWNTNDTCSCQKTSAKMMLAHAYVPWQCYDEAFSPQEALRKGTLFPSLYGVYPIPR from the coding sequence GTGAAAAGGAATGTGGATAATGCACAGGTTGAAGAAAAGGACGAACAACTTGAAGAAAAGGATGAACGGGTCGAAGAAAATGATGAACAAGAAGAGCTGGAAAGGGATAGTATGAATATGTGGAATACGAATGATACATGTAGTTGTCAAAAGACAAGCGCAAAGATGATGTTAGCTCATGCATACGTTCCATGGCAGTGCTATGATGAAGCTTTTAGTCCTCAAGAGGCGTTAAGGAAGGGAACCTTATTCCCGAGCTTATATGGTGTATATCCGATACCAAGGTAA
- a CDS encoding PspC domain-containing protein: MFGLIRIGVYLVSGLTAWQFFQGDADGINSLHKQLALDPARGMLFGVCAGVSDYTGIDVSLIRLAWALLALYRGAGIVLYILAFLIMPSIN, encoded by the coding sequence ATGTTTGGTCTTATTCGTATAGGAGTTTATCTAGTCAGTGGATTAACAGCATGGCAGTTTTTCCAAGGTGACGCAGATGGAATCAATTCATTACACAAGCAGCTGGCTCTTGATCCAGCTCGCGGCATGCTTTTTGGTGTATGTGCCGGGGTTAGTGACTATACTGGCATTGATGTCAGTCTCATTCGATTAGCTTGGGCGTTGTTGGCCTTATACCGCGGGGCAGGTATCGTATTATACATACTTGCCTTTCTGATTATGCCATCCATTAACTAA
- a CDS encoding FtsW/RodA/SpoVE family cell cycle protein, with product MKLSQLWRSNAEAVICISMLLFMIGTVNIFSASFVEAGQQMGDGYYYLKRHLISFSIGIMAMLIISRIDYHRFNRFLFPFVLLTVGLLIAVHFIGIEVNGARRWLNIGFQFQPSELAKLTGLMITAGFLGPLIDRKRRISLLSTPFYIAAILGMIVLKQPDMGTAVIIVGISLMLYIIAGLPKQQLLTLVGGGIALFIYATFAASYRAERIAAWINPWDYQLGIGYQTVQGLLAIGSGGFWGTGLGMGSSKFNYLPEAHTDFAFAVLCQEMGFVGALGVLCLMGLLAYYGVRIALKAPDGLGKLLTMGSIFLIVGQAIINISMVSSIFPVVGVPLPFISFGGTSLIVNLMAIGLILNVGRQADDAVLQDTAPEPDASRSTRLKLARQARNLNRVK from the coding sequence ATGAAGTTATCTCAATTATGGCGGAGCAACGCTGAAGCTGTTATATGCATTTCCATGCTGTTATTTATGATCGGTACAGTAAATATTTTCAGTGCTAGTTTTGTAGAGGCTGGGCAACAAATGGGAGATGGTTATTATTATTTAAAAAGGCATTTGATTTCCTTTAGTATTGGAATTATGGCGATGCTGATTATCAGCAGAATCGATTATCATCGATTCAATCGTTTTCTTTTCCCATTCGTGTTATTAACGGTCGGCTTACTAATTGCGGTACATTTTATTGGTATTGAAGTAAATGGTGCACGGCGTTGGTTGAATATTGGTTTTCAATTCCAGCCTTCCGAATTGGCAAAACTGACCGGCCTTATGATTACTGCGGGATTCTTAGGTCCGCTAATTGACCGTAAACGCAGAATTTCGCTGCTTTCTACACCTTTTTATATTGCAGCAATATTAGGAATGATCGTATTAAAGCAGCCAGATATGGGGACAGCAGTCATTATCGTTGGTATAAGCCTTATGTTGTACATCATTGCTGGATTGCCAAAACAGCAGTTGTTAACTTTAGTGGGCGGCGGTATTGCCTTATTTATATATGCAACCTTTGCAGCCAGCTATCGGGCAGAGCGTATTGCCGCATGGATCAATCCTTGGGATTACCAATTGGGTATCGGTTATCAGACGGTACAAGGGCTGCTGGCAATTGGTTCTGGCGGATTTTGGGGAACAGGCCTTGGTATGGGATCAAGTAAGTTCAACTATTTGCCGGAAGCTCATACCGATTTTGCTTTTGCTGTATTATGTCAGGAAATGGGATTTGTCGGCGCTCTAGGGGTATTATGCCTTATGGGCTTATTAGCTTATTACGGTGTGCGCATTGCCTTAAAGGCTCCGGATGGATTAGGTAAATTATTGACGATGGGCAGCATTTTTTTAATCGTAGGACAAGCGATTATTAACATCTCTATGGTTTCAAGTATATTTCCAGTAGTAGGTGTGCCGCTGCCTTTTATTAGTTTCGGAGGCACATCATTAATTGTGAATCTAATGGCAATTGGTCTGATTCTGAATGTAGGGCGTCAGGCTGATGATGCTGTACTTCAAGATACTGCGCCAGAGCCAGATGCCAGCCGCAGCACTCGTTTAAAATTAGCAAGACAAGCCAGAAATCTAAACAGAGTTAAGTAA
- a CDS encoding DUF2935 domain-containing protein: MSSRQLMSYMVPEPLEPLNLEEVKFWIRIMEEHALFIKSGLPCECEDLIDDAQAFYQEFESLRVRAERLQNDKKFMELVTDTQALLKEFYTFKRDLLHRMLECKLGGYNFPLFLDHMAREAEYFMRLLDKIKNGKVALSGGAKAQENVFWLRILADHAKFISHLLDPSERNLIQTANSFSQEFDDLYLQGRDFSSMLQGYPEVASFKRFLQDVRAAVLRIRDFKRAAEEMIRDCRLVGLIPALLADHVRREADHFLLILTMMEKGIMKNTTAASLEYCDEPSTLSTIADLDTGSILGMMKSEREEEVLPEPKEREPKVEEVPQEKISSKGKGNREKKHSHFESKGKAVEEKLVLEDILIEEGEDTSSTAQVIDTKNSDSKYKWSGKWPRQLGKKKD, encoded by the coding sequence ATGTCGTCGCGTCAACTCATGTCATATATGGTTCCTGAGCCCTTGGAACCACTTAACTTAGAAGAGGTAAAATTTTGGATACGGATTATGGAAGAGCATGCATTATTTATTAAGTCGGGGCTGCCTTGTGAGTGTGAAGATTTAATTGATGATGCCCAAGCTTTTTACCAGGAGTTTGAGTCTTTGCGCGTACGGGCAGAGCGATTACAAAATGACAAGAAATTCATGGAGCTCGTGACTGACACCCAGGCATTATTGAAAGAGTTTTATACGTTTAAGCGTGATTTATTACATCGCATGTTAGAGTGCAAGCTGGGTGGCTATAACTTTCCGTTATTTCTTGATCATATGGCTCGCGAAGCCGAGTACTTTATGCGCCTGTTAGACAAAATTAAGAATGGGAAAGTAGCTTTATCTGGGGGAGCAAAGGCCCAGGAAAATGTATTTTGGCTGCGGATTTTGGCAGACCATGCTAAATTTATTAGTCATTTGTTAGATCCATCAGAGCGCAATTTGATTCAAACAGCCAATAGCTTTTCTCAAGAATTTGATGATCTTTATCTGCAAGGCCGGGATTTCTCTAGTATGCTGCAGGGCTATCCGGAAGTAGCTTCCTTCAAACGTTTCCTGCAAGATGTTCGCGCTGCTGTTTTGCGCATTAGGGATTTTAAACGTGCTGCTGAAGAGATGATCAGAGATTGTCGGTTAGTCGGTCTGATCCCAGCTTTATTAGCCGATCATGTAAGACGGGAAGCGGATCATTTCCTTTTGATTCTGACAATGATGGAAAAAGGAATTATGAAGAACACAACGGCAGCATCTTTGGAATACTGCGATGAACCTTCTACATTATCCACAATCGCAGATCTGGATACAGGTTCCATACTAGGTATGATGAAGTCGGAGCGGGAAGAAGAAGTTTTACCAGAGCCAAAAGAAAGAGAGCCGAAAGTAGAGGAAGTACCACAAGAGAAAATTAGTAGTAAAGGAAAAGGAAATAGGGAAAAAAAGCATAGTCATTTCGAGAGCAAAGGAAAAGCTGTGGAAGAGAAACTGGTTCTAGAAGATATCCTGATTGAAGAAGGGGAAGATACCTCTTCGACAGCACAGGTGATTGATACTAAGAATAGTGATTCTAAATATAAGTGGAGTGGCAAGTGGCCCCGTCAATTAGGGAAGAAAAAGGATTAA
- the trmB gene encoding tRNA (guanosine(46)-N7)-methyltransferase TrmB yields the protein MRLRRKPWVDAALEEYSDIVVIKEIPFGVPEQPGSSLEKRNAHEHRKGQWHEVFGRKAPLYVELGTGKGQFISELAEQNPRINFIGIEAQQDVLYYAAQKVREKGLTNVRLLVFDINHILDIFAPGEVDRLYINFCDPWPKVRHAKRRLTHANFLNKYRILLPAGGEIFFKTDNRPLFEFSLEQFEACNLQVTNVTFDLHNSDYQGNVMTEYEKKFSGMGTPINRCEVKFP from the coding sequence ATGCGACTGAGAAGAAAGCCGTGGGTGGATGCGGCATTGGAAGAATATAGTGATATTGTAGTTATAAAAGAGATACCTTTTGGTGTGCCTGAGCAGCCAGGTTCTAGCCTGGAAAAACGAAATGCACATGAGCATCGGAAGGGGCAGTGGCATGAAGTCTTTGGTCGCAAAGCACCTCTTTACGTTGAATTGGGTACAGGCAAGGGACAGTTTATTAGTGAATTGGCTGAGCAAAATCCAAGGATTAATTTTATTGGCATTGAAGCGCAGCAGGATGTCTTATATTATGCAGCCCAAAAAGTGAGAGAAAAGGGGCTGACCAATGTTCGTCTGCTGGTTTTTGATATTAATCACATATTGGATATTTTTGCTCCAGGGGAAGTTGATCGGCTGTATATTAATTTTTGCGATCCATGGCCTAAGGTTAGACATGCGAAGCGACGGTTAACCCATGCAAATTTTTTAAACAAGTATCGGATTCTTTTGCCTGCCGGTGGTGAAATATTTTTTAAAACAGACAACAGGCCTTTATTTGAATTTTCTTTGGAACAATTCGAGGCTTGCAATCTGCAGGTCACGAATGTAACATTTGATTTGCATAACAGTGATTATCAAGGTAATGTTATGACTGAATATGAAAAGAAATTTAGCGGTATGGGCACACCGATTAATCGGTGTGAAGTAAAATTCCCATAA
- a CDS encoding sigma 54-interacting transcriptional regulator, which produces MIRERRSKEKLMNYYKKFIDEGVVDPNVHPWVAESWEQSKELGITSQVMPKLVKLSKDELARRQHLHQPAMDYLNGLYNETREHFNVYNLSLLLLDQDCYVMKNYALPFFQKSPGQLEGARLAEEDIGTSSISIVHEHKSPFLLFGPEMWIKECQDGDACSVPIMIDGQLVYIVTIVSVEQEELPHSAVVSLLLSIRYAMEQHLTMLAQLEARHVILDSVPFAVYHIIPGGDVVYSNKLGKSRLAGIDAVGTKDDVANLNDVVLNYRHTPLYKGFKGIPSYNKEVTWITQRKTYEDITTVVPLEQDKAVTSVVAVSLPIEDLRTLVAHAVGYKARYSLTSMVGETPVFITMQEKAGRVARNNNHLLLQGESGTGKQRMAHAIHQASGRAAGPLISLKCGDILPEVLEEELFGSGEYRDESRPGKLELANGGTLFLDEIEKIPMHVAARLADALKKCKVCRLGEKVERGFDIRIIAACDSDLKRLTEKGAFFSPLHEIISKSMIRIPPLRARREDIPLLAEHIICELAEQHNMPVKELQSEAKELLMSYEWPGNIKQLQGVAEQAFFNTEGNTIALKDISLLGETGISTAWKEDKDIFVEAWKVAGGNISRLANMLDVSRVTLYRYLKKFGLDKE; this is translated from the coding sequence ATGATACGGGAGCGGCGCAGTAAAGAGAAACTAATGAACTATTATAAAAAATTTATTGATGAAGGCGTCGTGGATCCTAACGTGCATCCATGGGTGGCCGAGTCCTGGGAACAAAGTAAAGAACTGGGGATTACTTCCCAAGTCATGCCGAAATTAGTGAAGCTCTCCAAGGACGAGCTGGCTCGGCGGCAGCATTTGCATCAGCCTGCTATGGACTATTTGAATGGATTATATAACGAGACACGAGAACATTTTAATGTATACAACTTAAGCTTGCTGTTACTCGATCAAGATTGTTATGTAATGAAAAATTATGCCCTGCCTTTTTTCCAAAAGAGCCCTGGTCAATTAGAGGGAGCCAGGCTTGCTGAGGAAGATATCGGAACGTCAAGTATCAGTATTGTACATGAGCACAAATCTCCCTTTTTATTATTTGGTCCGGAAATGTGGATTAAAGAGTGCCAAGACGGTGATGCCTGCTCTGTTCCTATTATGATAGATGGACAACTTGTATATATTGTGACCATTGTTTCTGTAGAGCAGGAAGAGCTGCCTCATAGCGCAGTTGTGTCATTGCTGCTTAGTATTCGATATGCTATGGAACAGCATTTGACAATGCTGGCACAGCTGGAGGCTCGTCATGTTATTTTAGATTCTGTGCCTTTTGCGGTGTATCATATTATACCAGGCGGCGATGTTGTATATAGCAATAAATTGGGGAAAAGCCGCTTAGCGGGTATTGATGCCGTAGGGACGAAGGATGATGTGGCGAATTTAAATGATGTGGTTTTAAATTATCGACATACACCCTTGTATAAAGGGTTCAAAGGGATACCATCCTATAACAAGGAAGTCACATGGATTACCCAGCGAAAAACATATGAAGATATAACAACAGTAGTGCCTTTAGAACAGGATAAAGCGGTAACAAGCGTAGTGGCCGTATCATTGCCAATTGAAGATTTAAGGACTCTTGTTGCTCATGCTGTTGGATATAAGGCCAGGTATAGTCTGACCAGTATGGTGGGAGAAACTCCTGTCTTTATTACCATGCAGGAAAAAGCAGGCAGGGTGGCCCGGAATAATAATCATCTGTTGCTGCAGGGGGAATCGGGTACCGGTAAACAGCGTATGGCTCATGCGATTCATCAGGCAAGCGGCAGGGCTGCTGGACCTCTTATTTCTTTAAAGTGCGGTGATATATTGCCGGAGGTGCTGGAAGAAGAATTATTTGGCAGTGGTGAATATCGGGATGAAAGCCGTCCCGGAAAATTGGAATTGGCAAATGGCGGGACTTTATTTTTAGATGAGATCGAAAAGATACCCATGCATGTGGCAGCTCGTTTGGCGGATGCTCTAAAAAAGTGTAAGGTATGCCGTTTAGGTGAAAAGGTGGAGCGTGGTTTTGATATTCGGATTATTGCTGCTTGTGATAGTGATTTAAAGCGGCTCACGGAGAAGGGCGCATTTTTCTCTCCCCTGCACGAGATCATCTCAAAAAGCATGATTCGCATTCCTCCATTGCGGGCGAGGCGGGAAGATATTCCTCTGCTCGCTGAACATATTATTTGTGAATTAGCGGAACAACATAATATGCCAGTGAAAGAGTTGCAGAGTGAAGCAAAAGAGCTCTTAATGTCTTATGAATGGCCTGGGAATATTAAACAGCTCCAGGGGGTCGCGGAACAAGCCTTCTTTAATACAGAGGGCAATACAATTGCTCTAAAAGACATAAGTTTATTAGGTGAGACGGGTATCAGCACGGCATGGAAAGAAGATAAGGATATTTTTGTTGAGGCTTGGAAAGTGGCGGGCGGTAATATTAGCCGCTTAGCAAATATGCTGGATGTCAGCCGTGTTACGCTATATCGATATTTGAAAAAGTTTGGTTTAGACAAAGAATAA
- a CDS encoding heme NO-binding domain-containing protein, with translation MKGTVVATWVSTARNAWGQDLVNKAMESAGWAKDRIVGPTEDVEDNGVKKFITSLATSLGKSEDDIWLTIGKDNVRAFLAVYPAFFQQETLYSFLRSMYDVHVVVVQRIPGANPPEILIEPISEYEAIFSYKSKRGMFGYLNGLLLGGAEHFKEEIKAEVLEKSSEHVKLKIRFSKPITYNKKYRMNQLLSFGFIKKLPVKIGVAVALMTAAADGILALLGFSVPLWSAVVSGGIAGIVSSLLLTPFAAIHEELQNMQEREYFHETNLYTGDEFEGIMQGLSLYKKRLKREFVGFKGTGDEMNKYADTFNVLADEMKDTSRGISGVVYDVATAAGNQAIETTEAVGILSGNLETLKTFVVEQNHNKIQLEAAVSEINQGFREVETSGSKLQHSLEKFAEVKESANNLQSQAAKITEITGMVAAIAGQTNLLALNAAIEAARAGEQGRGFAVVAEEVRKLAEQSHHHSDSITSDLKILMEIISGVVSMIEEEYDVLAVESHQLNEVVASNSRHVGNVQNVATNIVEMIGKLEYEMTGLGQVYGKIESLAAISQENSAASQEVSASVQIYNDKLVDMMEKIGEFKVVIQHFGQDINQYRT, from the coding sequence ATGAAGGGAACAGTTGTTGCGACTTGGGTCAGTACTGCCCGTAATGCGTGGGGGCAGGACTTGGTCAACAAAGCAATGGAGAGTGCAGGATGGGCGAAGGATCGTATTGTTGGTCCAACAGAAGACGTTGAGGACAATGGGGTCAAAAAGTTTATAACCTCTTTGGCGACTTCCTTAGGCAAATCAGAGGATGACATTTGGCTAACCATTGGGAAAGATAACGTTAGAGCTTTCTTAGCTGTTTATCCAGCTTTTTTTCAACAGGAAACCTTGTATTCTTTTCTTAGATCCATGTATGATGTGCATGTAGTAGTTGTACAACGAATTCCTGGTGCTAATCCGCCAGAGATTTTAATTGAACCCATTTCAGAATATGAGGCAATTTTTAGTTATAAGTCCAAACGAGGGATGTTCGGTTATCTCAATGGTCTTCTTCTCGGTGGTGCAGAGCATTTTAAGGAAGAGATTAAGGCAGAAGTCTTGGAAAAGTCCTCTGAGCATGTAAAACTAAAAATTCGGTTCTCCAAACCTATTACATATAATAAAAAATATCGTATGAATCAGCTGCTATCTTTTGGTTTTATCAAAAAATTGCCCGTTAAGATCGGCGTAGCGGTTGCTCTCATGACTGCAGCAGCAGATGGGATATTAGCTTTGCTTGGCTTTTCCGTTCCCTTATGGTCAGCAGTGGTTAGCGGGGGGATTGCAGGGATTGTATCTTCCCTTTTGTTAACACCTTTTGCTGCGATCCATGAAGAACTCCAAAATATGCAGGAGCGCGAGTATTTTCATGAAACCAATCTTTATACTGGTGATGAGTTCGAAGGTATTATGCAAGGCCTGTCTTTGTATAAAAAACGATTAAAGCGTGAGTTTGTAGGATTCAAAGGTACTGGCGATGAAATGAATAAATATGCGGATACCTTTAATGTGTTAGCTGATGAAATGAAGGATACTTCACGGGGTATTTCCGGTGTGGTGTATGATGTAGCAACTGCTGCTGGCAATCAGGCGATTGAGACTACTGAGGCAGTTGGTATTTTAAGTGGTAATTTAGAGACGTTAAAAACCTTTGTCGTAGAGCAGAATCACAACAAAATACAACTGGAAGCCGCCGTATCGGAAATTAATCAAGGTTTTCGAGAGGTAGAGACATCGGGATCTAAATTGCAGCATAGTCTGGAGAAATTCGCTGAGGTGAAAGAGTCGGCTAATAACCTGCAGTCCCAAGCTGCTAAAATTACGGAAATTACAGGAATGGTGGCAGCCATTGCAGGACAGACCAACCTATTGGCCCTCAATGCTGCGATTGAAGCAGCGCGGGCCGGTGAGCAGGGCAGAGGTTTTGCCGTTGTAGCAGAAGAAGTACGCAAATTAGCAGAGCAGTCTCATCATCATTCGGATAGTATTACCAGTGATCTTAAGATTTTAATGGAGATTATTAGTGGTGTGGTATCGATGATTGAGGAAGAATATGATGTACTGGCAGTGGAAAGTCATCAGCTCAATGAGGTAGTAGCTAGTAATAGCCGCCATGTAGGTAATGTACAGAATGTCGCTACGAATATTGTAGAGATGATTGGGAAATTGGAGTATGAGATGACTGGACTTGGACAGGTGTATGGTAAAATTGAGTCCTTGGCAGCAATTTCCCAGGAGAATTCGGCAGCGAGTCAGGAAGTCAGTGCGTCAGTTCAGATTTATAATGACAAGCTTGTAGATATGATGGAGAAAATTGGTGAATTTAAGGTTGTAATCCAGCATTTTGGGCAAGATATCAATCAGTATCGTACTTGA